A genomic stretch from Prochlorococcus marinus str. MIT 9312 includes:
- a CDS encoding ABC transporter ATP-binding protein, with protein MVNKFWFEAKKINCYKNGNRVIKNLDLKIAYSENVILIGPNGSGKSSLIDVINRNIYPVVTNESKLKIFDKELINLWELRKRISTVNNDIKNRINPNLQVFDLILSGLYGKYCYVSNKSASDHYKVESLMENMNISNLSKKYFSYLSDGEKQISLIARALIKKPNVMILDEPIANLDYKSKYFVIDKINELTKSNTNIFCVTHDISMITKIYDRVIMLKEGEIIADGNQKKIINSENLNKLYGIDVEVIENNGFWNINRLSK; from the coding sequence AAAATAGCCTATTCAGAGAATGTAATATTAATTGGACCAAATGGTTCAGGTAAATCATCATTAATAGATGTAATTAATAGAAACATCTACCCAGTAGTGACTAATGAATCAAAACTTAAAATATTTGACAAAGAACTTATAAATTTATGGGAACTAAGAAAAAGAATAAGTACAGTAAATAATGATATTAAAAATAGAATAAATCCAAATCTACAAGTTTTTGATTTAATTTTAAGTGGACTATATGGAAAATATTGTTATGTATCAAATAAATCTGCAAGTGACCATTATAAGGTAGAAAGTCTTATGGAAAATATGAATATATCAAATTTATCTAAAAAATATTTTTCCTATTTATCAGATGGAGAAAAACAAATTTCTCTCATTGCCAGAGCGTTAATTAAAAAACCAAATGTAATGATTTTAGATGAACCAATTGCAAATTTAGATTATAAATCAAAGTATTTTGTAATTGACAAGATTAATGAATTAACAAAATCAAATACAAACATATTCTGTGTAACACACGATATTTCAATGATTACAAAAATCTATGACCGAGTCATAATGCTAAAGGAGGGGGAGATAATCGCTGATGGCAATCAAAAGAAGATTATAAATAGTGAAAATCTTAATAAGTTATATGGAATTGATGTAGAAGTAATTGAAAATAATGGATTTTGGAATATTAATAGATTATCTAAATAA